A portion of the Thermothelomyces thermophilus ATCC 42464 chromosome 5, complete sequence genome contains these proteins:
- a CDS encoding 4-O-methyl-glucuronoyl methylesterase — protein MKLVSAYTLIGAAIGSASRVPRIPRQGGGNTMIECAPIPSPFPTWQELPLQSSMPDPFLPLAYTTPDNAADVVAGRGKGRVQTPEEWYRCRQPEIIQLLQEYQYGYYPDPSEEKVEATRSGNTLNIVVTAGGKQGSFRATISLPSGASASNPAPVVINIGGMQNQPYLSAGIAVAQFDYTTVSPDSNAKTGAFWSIYNGRDIGVLTAWAWGFHRTLDAINLTVPEIDAARVGVTGCSRLGKAALAAGLFDKRITLTMPMSSGVQGAGPYRYYDMSGQGENLENSKQGAGWWTNSKLGTFVNHAQNLPYDAHTIVAAIAPRAVIIDQGTGDPFVNSKGTAVVVYPAAKVVYDWLGAGENIGISVRGGGHCDLSGYTAILPYVQKIFFGTPTDKDYNNLGSYGSPVSSAFPWATAVPGA, from the exons ATGAAGCTAGTCTCAGCATACACGTTGATAGGGGCAGCGATCGGCAGCGCCTCCCGGGTTCCCCGGATCCCGCGACAAGGCGGCGGTAACACCATGATCGAGTGTGCCCCGATCCCGTCCCCTTTCCCGACCTGGCAAGAGCTCCCGCTGCAGTCGTCGATGCCGGACCCCTTCCTCCCGCTCGCGTACACCACGCCCGATAACGCCGCGGATGTCGTGGCCGGCAGGGGCAAGGGCAGGGTGCAGACTCCCGAGGAGTGGTACCGGTGCCGGCAGCCCGAGATCATTCAGCTGCTGCAGGAGTACCAGTATGGCTACTACCCGGACCCCTCCGAGGAGAAGGTCGAGGCCACGCGCAGCGGCAACACGCTCAACATCGTCGTGACGGCGGGCGGCAAGCAGGGCAGCTTCAGGGCGACCATCTCGCTGCCCTCCGGGGCTTCCGCGTCGAACCCGGCGCCGGTGGTGATCAACATTGGCGGGATGCAGAACCAGCCATATCTGAGCGCGGGGATCGCCGTTGCGCAGTTTGACTACACCACCGTATCGCCGGATAGCAATGCGAAGACGGGGGCTTTCTGGAGTATCTACAACGGGAGGGACATTG GAGTCCTGACGGCCTGGGCCTGGGGCTTCCACCGTACGCTGGATGCCATCAACCTGACGGTCCCCGAGATCGACGCGGCCCGGGTCGGCGTGACCGGGTGCTCGCGCCTGGGCAAggcggcgctggcggcggGGCTCTTTGACAAGCGCATCACGCTCACCATGCCCATGTCGTCGGGCGTCCAGGGGGCGGGGCCCTACCGGTACTACGACATGAGCGGGCAGGGCGAGAACCTCGAGAACAGCAAACAGGGCGCCGGCTGGTGGACCAACAGCAAGCTGGGCACCTTCGTGAACCACGCCCAGAACCTGCCGTACGACGCCCACACCATCGTGGCGGCCATCGCGCCGAGGGCCGTCATCATCGACCAGGGCACCGGCGACCCCTTCGTCAACAGCAAGGgcaccgccgtcgtcgtctacCCTGCGGCCAAGGTCGTCTATGACTGGCTGGGAGCGGGTGAAAACATTGGCATCAGCGTGCGCGGGGGCGGGCACTGCGATCTGAGCGGCTA CACGGCTATCCTGCCGTACGTCCAAAAGATCTTCTTTGGGACCCCGACAGACAAGGACTACAACAACCTCGGCTCGTACGGCTCACCCGTGTCGTCCGCCTTCCCATGGGCGACGGCGGTTCCCGGAGCTTGA